The following proteins come from a genomic window of Shewanella halifaxensis HAW-EB4:
- a CDS encoding Dyp-type peroxidase, with protein sequence MTQLCLLAQSGVLSNPTSHVEYLTFCLKAHPELAEQIGDCIAAIIGIEKSINQKDLTAGLNISIGFSANAWPQLFPEQPMPAELHVFPAMSNGERLFPSTAGDIFVMIKSERIDLNFQAAKYIRNSFEDIATLSEDIQGYKYLDNRDMIDFVDGTENPTGNERTEAVLVAEDVALHQGGSYLHVQRYIDRQGLWDKQSTEYQEQVVGRTKMDNVELTDDVKPAWAHNAKSKVEIDGEEIKMLRQNRPYGNAMEHGTMFVGFAATPSIIETSLSQMINADENGHYDRLLDFVEAKTGCLFFMPSKTFIEQFDDE encoded by the coding sequence ATGACACAGCTCTGCTTACTTGCACAATCAGGCGTTTTATCTAACCCGACCTCTCATGTTGAATATCTGACTTTTTGCCTAAAAGCTCATCCTGAACTTGCTGAACAAATTGGTGACTGCATCGCAGCTATTATCGGCATCGAGAAGTCGATTAACCAAAAAGATCTCACTGCAGGGTTAAATATCTCCATCGGTTTTTCAGCTAATGCATGGCCGCAGCTATTCCCTGAGCAACCTATGCCTGCAGAGCTGCACGTATTTCCAGCCATGAGTAATGGCGAGCGTCTATTTCCCTCCACCGCAGGCGATATCTTCGTGATGATAAAATCTGAACGTATCGATCTGAACTTTCAGGCCGCAAAATACATCCGTAATAGTTTTGAGGATATAGCGACACTGAGCGAGGATATCCAAGGTTATAAATACCTAGATAATCGCGACATGATTGACTTTGTCGATGGCACCGAGAATCCCACTGGCAATGAACGCACTGAAGCTGTATTAGTTGCTGAAGATGTCGCACTGCATCAAGGCGGTAGTTACCTGCATGTTCAGCGCTATATAGACCGCCAGGGGCTATGGGATAAACAGAGCACAGAATATCAAGAGCAGGTGGTTGGCCGTACCAAGATGGATAATGTAGAGCTAACTGATGATGTAAAACCCGCTTGGGCCCACAACGCTAAAAGCAAAGTGGAGATCGATGGTGAAGAGATTAAAATGCTCAGGCAAAACCGCCCTTACGGCAACGCGATGGAGCATGGCACTATGTTTGTCGGTTTTGCCGCCACGCCATCTATCATTGAGACCTCACTTAGCCAGATGATTAATGCCGACGAAAACGGTCATTATGACCGCCTTCTTGACTTCGTCGAGGCTAAGACTGGTTGCCTATTCTTTATGCCATCAAAAACCTTTATTGAGCAATTTGATGACGAGTAA
- a CDS encoding toxin-antitoxin system YwqK family antitoxin → MAFINKIKLTIYPLMLAMSTLLLSACNGKVQLPISEDDLDQISCDEQYQSDCPMSYRGELFTGIATYTYGKPTGFYRATQYQDGLEHGYSFSTLNNQLNETAWYQAGKLEGKNTTYHFSTTGKPQWVRLYQAGVQTERYLYDEQGVVTSYKRFENKEEVESISYEKGREWRLYYFVAGEKRQRHKDYYAGGQLESNSEFIYADYKKLNEKTYYRNGRLKTEFHFDRKANLGKLKTYGSNGKLRDEQNYGYNPLNTRHGLQLSFCNENGQVESSEHYNLGVADGEFKDYHCNGQLRNSRTYVNGLVTDKQIKTYDENGQVVFIEKLDAKGKVTHKSYPDEFGKWITHEG, encoded by the coding sequence ATGGCGTTTATCAACAAAATAAAACTAACAATCTATCCATTGATGCTGGCAATGAGTACTTTGTTACTGTCGGCTTGTAATGGCAAGGTGCAGTTGCCTATTAGTGAGGATGACTTAGATCAAATCTCCTGTGACGAGCAATATCAAAGTGATTGCCCAATGTCTTACCGAGGCGAGTTATTTACTGGTATTGCGACTTATACTTATGGCAAGCCAACGGGGTTTTATAGAGCGACTCAGTATCAAGATGGACTCGAGCATGGCTATAGCTTCTCCACGCTAAACAATCAACTCAATGAAACAGCATGGTACCAAGCTGGTAAGTTAGAGGGAAAAAATACCACGTATCACTTTAGCACAACAGGAAAGCCGCAATGGGTAAGGCTTTATCAAGCGGGTGTACAAACCGAGCGTTATCTCTACGATGAGCAAGGTGTGGTAACTAGCTATAAGCGCTTTGAAAACAAAGAAGAGGTTGAGAGCATTTCTTATGAAAAAGGTCGTGAGTGGCGCCTGTATTACTTTGTTGCTGGTGAAAAACGGCAGCGTCACAAGGACTATTATGCTGGCGGGCAGCTTGAGAGTAATAGTGAATTCATTTATGCCGATTATAAGAAACTTAATGAGAAAACCTACTATCGAAATGGTCGCTTGAAGACAGAGTTCCACTTTGACCGAAAGGCCAATTTGGGGAAGTTAAAGACATATGGCTCTAATGGAAAACTGCGAGATGAGCAGAATTATGGCTACAACCCGCTAAATACTAGACATGGATTACAGTTGAGCTTTTGTAATGAAAATGGTCAAGTTGAATCTTCGGAGCATTACAATCTGGGGGTTGCGGATGGAGAGTTTAAGGATTATCACTGTAATGGACAACTGAGAAACAGTCGTACCTATGTAAATGGTCTTGTGACTGATAAACAGATTAAAACCTATGACGAAAATGGTCAGGTGGTATTTATTGAAAAGCTGGATGCTAAAGGCAAGGTGACCCACAAGAGCTACCCTGATGAGTTTGGTAAGTGGATAACTCACGAAGGGTAG
- a CDS encoding multiheme c-type cytochrome: MEYTRSVRRWLSILLPLLAVVCLSWTSTVNAEAKALVLKPFKQLSDESAECAACHKEKNPSIYAQWGRSKHYGANVGCYECHAADKNDKDVIEHEGSLISVIVSPKDCSQCHNQEVEQFTKSHHAKAGKIMGSLDNFLAEVVEGSMTFNGKSPAAVNGCWQCHGSEVKVLPNGDLDPTTWPNTGIGRINPDGSIGACTACHQRHEFSMTQARRPEACGKCHMGPDHPQKEVYEESKHGINFYANVDRMNLDSSKWIVGEDYDAAPTCATCHMSATREQPITHDVGDRISWTLRPAVSEKIDAKAIAQGHKVKSWQDRREDMKEVCQSCHTKSMTDSFYLQFDSLVNLYNDKFASPGKRLMGMLKEENMVTETAFDEEIEWTWFFLWHHEGRRARHGAAMQAPDYVQWHGMFEVAERFYIEMVPQYLEVVEVAEHNGNTEGAERARKLLDEILSRPEHAWFTGNEPDEVKEARKAAQKEFKARYLSESN; encoded by the coding sequence ATGGAATATACTCGAAGTGTACGGCGGTGGTTATCTATACTGCTTCCACTCTTAGCAGTGGTTTGCCTATCATGGACGTCAACAGTAAATGCAGAAGCAAAAGCGCTAGTTTTAAAACCCTTCAAACAGTTAAGTGACGAAAGTGCAGAATGCGCGGCCTGTCACAAAGAGAAAAACCCATCAATCTACGCCCAATGGGGGCGTTCAAAGCACTACGGTGCCAATGTCGGTTGCTATGAGTGTCACGCAGCAGATAAAAACGATAAAGATGTGATAGAGCATGAGGGCAGTTTAATCTCGGTTATTGTCTCGCCTAAAGATTGTTCTCAGTGTCATAACCAAGAGGTTGAACAGTTCACTAAGAGCCATCATGCCAAAGCGGGTAAGATTATGGGCTCTCTCGATAACTTCCTCGCTGAAGTTGTTGAAGGGTCAATGACCTTCAATGGCAAGTCACCTGCTGCGGTCAATGGTTGCTGGCAGTGTCATGGCTCAGAGGTGAAAGTTTTGCCTAACGGCGATCTTGATCCTACGACTTGGCCTAACACGGGTATAGGACGAATTAACCCGGATGGATCAATTGGTGCTTGTACAGCCTGTCACCAACGTCATGAGTTCTCTATGACGCAGGCGCGTCGCCCTGAAGCTTGTGGTAAGTGTCACATGGGACCCGATCACCCTCAGAAAGAGGTCTATGAAGAGTCTAAACACGGGATTAACTTCTACGCTAACGTCGATCGTATGAACTTAGACTCATCTAAGTGGATTGTCGGTGAAGACTATGATGCAGCGCCTACTTGTGCGACTTGTCATATGTCTGCAACACGTGAGCAGCCTATCACCCATGATGTTGGTGACAGAATTAGTTGGACCTTAAGACCTGCCGTATCTGAGAAAATCGACGCAAAGGCAATCGCTCAGGGACACAAGGTTAAGAGCTGGCAAGATAGACGTGAGGATATGAAAGAGGTTTGTCAGTCTTGTCATACTAAATCGATGACAGACAGCTTCTATCTACAATTCGACTCTTTGGTTAACCTCTATAACGACAAGTTTGCAAGCCCAGGTAAACGTCTCATGGGGATGCTGAAAGAGGAAAATATGGTCACTGAGACTGCCTTCGATGAAGAGATAGAGTGGACTTGGTTCTTCTTATGGCATCACGAAGGGCGACGTGCTCGTCATGGTGCAGCGATGCAGGCTCCTGACTATGTACAGTGGCACGGTATGTTTGAAGTCGCCGAGCGTTTCTACATCGAGATGGTTCCTCAGTATCTGGAAGTTGTTGAGGTCGCCGAGCACAATGGTAATACTGAGGGCGCAGAGAGGGCTCGTAAGCTTCTTGATGAAATATTATCTCGTCCAGAGCACGCGTGGTTTACCGGCAATGAACCCGATGAGGTGAAAGAAGCCCGTAAAGCTGCCCAGAAAGAGTTTAAAGCTCGCTATCTAAGTGAAAGTAACTAG
- a CDS encoding NapC/NirT family cytochrome c translates to MNNKGERTRWQRLWSWLKRPLALGIPIGVFLMVMGAASFQGMMVASNQNAFCFSCHLKMDTIVQEYKASSHYGDGETIPATCSDCHVPHPFVDKMIVKTIALKDVYHMMVGTITEENFEEHRPAMAENVWKDFKKNDSANCRECHQGENFDLAKQPQRARLNHEKIAARGETCIDCHQGLTHKRIVIR, encoded by the coding sequence GTGAATAACAAAGGGGAAAGAACTCGGTGGCAACGGCTTTGGAGCTGGTTAAAGCGACCTTTAGCTTTGGGGATCCCTATCGGAGTGTTTCTAATGGTAATGGGAGCAGCATCGTTTCAAGGAATGATGGTGGCATCAAACCAAAACGCTTTCTGTTTTAGTTGTCACCTGAAGATGGATACGATTGTGCAGGAGTATAAGGCGTCATCCCACTATGGTGATGGGGAAACGATTCCAGCCACCTGCTCAGATTGTCATGTGCCTCATCCTTTTGTCGATAAGATGATCGTCAAGACCATCGCGCTTAAGGATGTATATCATATGATGGTAGGTACCATCACCGAGGAAAATTTTGAAGAACATAGACCCGCTATGGCAGAGAATGTTTGGAAAGATTTCAAGAAGAACGACTCTGCTAACTGTCGCGAATGTCATCAAGGTGAAAACTTTGATTTAGCCAAGCAACCACAAAGGGCGCGACTGAATCATGAAAAGATAGCGGCAAGAGGTGAAACCTGTATTGATTGTCATCAAGGGTTAACCCATAAACGGATCGTTATACGCTAA
- a CDS encoding Mpo1 family 2-hydroxy fatty acid dioxygenase → MKSAVEQLARYKSVHLNPNNIKTHFVGVPLIIWSLFVMLNLIPVHFIALPEQGISVNVADVFAVGVLIYYAMLHMRLALGMLLFIMPVLYTSNLVAQHQYGLWIAIVVFVVAWVIQLIGHQYEKAKPAFIDDLNQLLIGPFFLMAEVYFMLGFENDLNKQITPLAITKRRELEALRKVAG, encoded by the coding sequence ATGAAATCCGCCGTAGAGCAGTTAGCTCGTTATAAAAGTGTTCACTTAAACCCAAACAATATTAAGACCCACTTTGTGGGAGTCCCACTGATTATCTGGTCATTGTTTGTGATGCTTAACCTTATTCCAGTTCATTTTATAGCGTTGCCAGAGCAGGGGATATCGGTCAATGTTGCAGATGTTTTCGCTGTCGGTGTGCTTATCTACTATGCGATGTTGCATATGAGACTGGCATTGGGAATGCTGCTGTTTATCATGCCGGTGCTCTATACATCAAACCTTGTTGCCCAGCATCAATATGGGTTGTGGATAGCGATAGTCGTATTTGTAGTTGCTTGGGTTATTCAGCTTATTGGTCACCAATATGAGAAGGCCAAACCTGCATTTATCGATGATCTTAACCAGTTATTAATAGGCCCTTTTTTCTTGATGGCAGAGGTTTACTTTATGTTGGGATTTGAAAATGATCTCAATAAACAGATCACGCCGCTGGCGATAACTAAGCGGCGTGAATTGGAAGCGCTGAGGAAAGTGGCGGGATAA
- a CDS encoding HlyC/CorC family transporter produces the protein MDDISTGVLLSTLFVLIILSAYFSGSETAMMSLNRYRLRHLANSGHKGAKRAIKMLERPDRLIGLILIGNNLVNILASAIATIIGIRLFGDVGVAISTGVLTLVVLVFAEVTPKTVAALHPERIAFPSSLILRVLLVVLSPFVKVVNFITSTFLRLLGIRSVKADDALSQEELRTVVNEAGALIPQRHQEMLLSIMDLEKVTVDDIMIPRSDLYAININDDFKSINKQVIQSPHTRVLLYRDTIDDAVGFVHLRDALRLQSKGQFSKSSLLRAVKELYFIPEATPLNVQLSNFQHNKERIGLVVDEYGDIQGLVTLEDILEEIVGDFTTSMVTTPSEDITLQQDGSYLIEASINIRELNKEMSWQFPIDGPKTINGLVLEYLEEIPEPNTSMRLYGYPLEVIDVADNMIKTVRVMPQHYLPPTKAK, from the coding sequence TTGGACGATATATCCACTGGCGTACTTTTATCAACTTTGTTCGTCTTGATTATACTCTCAGCCTACTTTTCAGGCTCAGAAACCGCCATGATGTCGCTCAATCGCTACCGCCTGCGTCACTTGGCAAACAGTGGCCATAAAGGTGCTAAACGCGCCATAAAAATGCTTGAGCGCCCTGATAGACTGATAGGGCTTATCCTTATCGGTAATAACCTGGTGAATATTCTCGCGTCGGCTATCGCCACCATTATCGGAATTCGTTTATTTGGTGACGTCGGGGTCGCCATCTCGACCGGTGTGTTAACGCTTGTCGTACTCGTATTTGCTGAAGTCACTCCCAAAACCGTTGCAGCCCTCCATCCTGAACGTATCGCTTTCCCCTCTAGCTTAATCCTTCGCGTACTATTAGTCGTATTATCGCCCTTCGTTAAAGTTGTCAATTTCATTACCTCGACCTTCTTACGCTTACTCGGTATTCGTTCTGTTAAAGCCGATGATGCCCTAAGCCAAGAAGAACTACGTACCGTTGTGAATGAGGCTGGAGCCTTAATTCCACAACGTCACCAAGAGATGTTGCTGTCGATTATGGATCTTGAAAAGGTGACGGTCGATGACATCATGATCCCGCGTTCTGATCTTTATGCCATCAATATTAACGATGACTTTAAGAGCATCAACAAGCAGGTGATCCAAAGCCCACACACCCGTGTTTTACTTTATCGAGATACCATCGATGACGCGGTTGGTTTTGTACATTTACGTGATGCGCTACGTCTGCAATCTAAAGGGCAATTTAGTAAGTCATCACTACTTCGTGCAGTAAAAGAGCTGTACTTTATTCCTGAAGCGACGCCGCTAAATGTACAACTATCGAACTTTCAGCATAATAAAGAGCGCATCGGCTTAGTGGTAGATGAGTATGGCGACATTCAAGGCTTGGTGACACTTGAAGATATTTTAGAAGAGATTGTCGGTGACTTTACCACCTCAATGGTGACAACTCCGAGCGAAGATATCACCCTACAACAGGATGGAAGTTATCTGATTGAGGCCAGTATCAACATTCGAGAGCTCAATAAAGAGATGAGTTGGCAATTTCCAATCGATGGCCCTAAGACCATTAATGGTCTAGTACTCGAATATCTTGAAGAGATCCCAGAGCCCAATACTTCAATGCGCTTATATGGTTACCCGCTCGAAGTTATTGATGTGGCCGATAATATGATTAAAACGGTAAGAGTCATGCCACAGCATTATCTACCACCAACAAAAGCAAAATAG
- a CDS encoding cytochrome C assembly family protein: MVIFSASAMFFYSIALVLVASRLFHVDGPNRKLVAGVAAVGVVLHAAALYQAIVTTDGQNFSLTNVISLVNWIITFSFTILLFRLKVIVVLPVVYACSVISVALLWLVPPEYIIHFEIHPDVLVHVVLSLMAYSALMIAALYAIQLAIIQNRLKSKKFVLTSAMPPLMTVEKQLYHLVIVGVILLSLSLATGFIFLDDMFEEGKGHKAVLSIMAWCVYIAMLAQQYWVGCRIRTAVAYTLTGGVLLSLAYFGARVVKELILN; this comes from the coding sequence ATGGTCATTTTTTCAGCTTCAGCCATGTTTTTTTATAGTATTGCTTTGGTTCTCGTCGCAAGTCGCCTTTTTCATGTTGACGGACCAAACAGAAAGTTAGTCGCTGGCGTGGCTGCGGTTGGTGTTGTGCTGCACGCTGCGGCGCTATATCAAGCCATTGTCACCACTGATGGTCAAAACTTCAGCTTAACCAACGTGATCTCCTTGGTTAACTGGATCATTACCTTTAGCTTTACCATCTTGTTATTCAGGCTGAAGGTGATTGTTGTTCTACCTGTCGTTTATGCTTGCTCGGTGATCTCTGTAGCGCTGCTTTGGTTAGTGCCACCTGAATACATCATTCATTTCGAGATCCATCCAGACGTCTTGGTTCACGTTGTATTGTCGCTAATGGCTTACAGTGCACTGATGATTGCTGCGCTTTATGCGATCCAACTGGCGATTATTCAGAACCGTCTAAAGAGTAAGAAGTTTGTTCTCACTTCGGCTATGCCACCACTGATGACCGTTGAAAAACAGCTGTATCACTTAGTGATTGTCGGCGTAATTTTACTCAGTTTATCACTCGCGACTGGCTTTATCTTCCTCGATGACATGTTTGAAGAAGGTAAAGGTCACAAGGCTGTACTCTCTATTATGGCTTGGTGTGTGTATATCGCCATGCTAGCTCAGCAATACTGGGTTGGTTGCCGTATAAGAACGGCCGTAGCTTACACATTGACAGGCGGAGTGCTGCTGTCACTGGCTTACTTTGGCGCCCGTGTTGTCAAAGAGTTAATCCTCAACTAA
- the ffh gene encoding signal recognition particle protein: MFENLTDRLSRTLKNISGRGRLTEENVKETLREVRMALLEADVALPVVREFVNSVKERAVGQEVSKSLSPGQAFIKIVQSELENAMGEANEALDLSAQPPAVIMMAGLQGAGKTTSVAKLAKFLREREKKSVLVVSADVYRPAAIKQLETLAAEVEVQFFPSDVSQKPVDIAKAAIAHAKLKFIDVVIVDTAGRLHVDEAMMDEIKELHAVINPVETLFVVDAMTGQDAANTAKAFNEALPLTGVVLTKVDGDARGGAALSIRHITGKPIKFLGVGEKTDALEAFHPDRVASRILGMGDVLSLIEEVERGVDQEKAMKLAAKVKKGGNFDLEDFREQLQQMKNMGGMMNMIEKLPGVGQLPPEALAQVQDGKMTGQMEAIINSMTAGERQRPDIIKGSRKRRIAMGSGTQIQDVNRLLKQFTQMQKMMKKMSSKGGMKKMMRGMSGMLPPGMKMPGR, from the coding sequence ATGTTTGAGAACTTAACTGACAGATTGTCACGGACTCTGAAAAATATCAGTGGCCGTGGTCGCTTAACGGAAGAAAACGTTAAGGAAACCTTACGCGAAGTACGCATGGCACTTCTTGAGGCCGATGTTGCCTTGCCTGTGGTTCGTGAATTCGTAAATAGCGTTAAAGAACGCGCTGTTGGACAAGAGGTTTCTAAGAGTCTAAGTCCAGGCCAAGCCTTTATTAAGATCGTTCAAAGCGAACTTGAAAATGCGATGGGCGAAGCGAACGAAGCTTTAGACCTATCGGCTCAGCCGCCAGCTGTTATCATGATGGCAGGTCTGCAAGGTGCGGGTAAAACCACCAGTGTTGCAAAGCTTGCTAAATTCTTGCGTGAACGTGAGAAGAAGTCTGTTCTGGTTGTGTCTGCTGACGTTTATCGTCCTGCGGCGATTAAGCAGCTAGAAACCTTAGCGGCGGAAGTTGAAGTTCAGTTCTTCCCGTCAGACGTGAGCCAAAAGCCAGTTGATATCGCCAAAGCGGCAATTGCTCATGCTAAGCTAAAATTCATTGATGTGGTTATTGTCGATACTGCAGGTCGTCTGCACGTCGATGAAGCCATGATGGATGAAATTAAAGAGCTTCATGCCGTGATTAACCCGGTTGAGACATTGTTTGTGGTTGATGCCATGACAGGTCAAGATGCGGCAAACACAGCAAAGGCCTTTAACGAAGCCTTACCGTTAACGGGTGTGGTACTGACAAAAGTCGATGGTGACGCACGAGGCGGTGCTGCGCTTTCTATCCGCCACATTACCGGTAAGCCAATTAAATTCTTAGGTGTCGGTGAAAAGACTGATGCGTTAGAAGCATTCCACCCAGATCGTGTCGCGTCACGCATCCTTGGTATGGGCGACGTTCTTTCTCTTATTGAAGAGGTTGAGCGTGGTGTAGACCAAGAAAAGGCGATGAAGCTTGCTGCTAAAGTGAAAAAAGGTGGAAACTTTGATTTAGAAGATTTCCGCGAACAGCTGCAGCAGATGAAGAACATGGGCGGCATGATGAACATGATTGAGAAGCTACCAGGTGTGGGTCAATTACCACCTGAAGCACTTGCTCAAGTTCAAGACGGCAAGATGACAGGGCAGATGGAAGCGATTATCAATTCTATGACGGCAGGTGAACGTCAACGCCCTGACATTATTAAAGGTTCGCGTAAGCGCAGAATCGCCATGGGTTCAGGAACACAAATTCAAGATGTGAACCGTTTGCTTAAACAGTTCACTCAAATGCAGAAAATGATGAAGAAAATGTCATCTAAAGGTGGCATGAAAAAGATGATGCGTGGCATGAGTGGTATGTTGCCACCGGGCATGAAAATGCCGGGCCGCTAG
- the rpsP gene encoding 30S ribosomal protein S16 — translation MVTIRLARGGAKKRPFYNIVVADSRNARDGRFIERVGFFNPVARGQEEALRLDLDRVEHWVANGAATTDRVAKLIKDARKAAA, via the coding sequence ATGGTTACCATTCGTTTAGCTCGTGGCGGCGCAAAAAAGCGTCCATTTTATAACATCGTTGTAGCTGACAGCCGTAACGCCCGTGACGGTCGTTTCATCGAGCGCGTTGGCTTTTTTAACCCAGTAGCTCGTGGCCAAGAAGAAGCTCTACGCTTAGATCTTGACCGTGTTGAGCATTGGGTTGCTAACGGTGCTGCTACTACTGATCGTGTAGCAAAATTGATCAAAGACGCTCGTAAAGCAGCAGCTTAA
- the rimM gene encoding ribosome maturation factor RimM (Essential for efficient processing of 16S rRNA), with amino-acid sequence MSSKQEPVILGKLGSSFGIKGWLKITTYTDSVEGIFDYSPWLIKEQGEWREVKVAQWRFQGKAVVACLEGVTTRDEAQALTNCEIAVPAEQMQDLPEDEFYWRDLIGCEVINTKGYNMGTVQEIVETGSNDVLLVKANAKDGFGKAERMIPFVTDQFIQKVDLAAKQILVDWDPDF; translated from the coding sequence ATGAGTAGTAAACAAGAACCCGTCATCCTTGGGAAATTAGGTTCCAGTTTTGGCATTAAAGGTTGGTTGAAGATCACTACCTATACCGACTCTGTTGAAGGTATCTTTGACTATTCTCCTTGGCTTATTAAAGAACAAGGTGAATGGCGCGAGGTTAAAGTCGCCCAGTGGCGTTTTCAGGGTAAAGCAGTCGTTGCTTGTCTTGAAGGCGTAACAACACGGGATGAGGCTCAAGCGCTTACTAATTGTGAGATTGCTGTGCCTGCTGAGCAGATGCAAGACTTACCAGAAGATGAATTCTACTGGCGAGATCTTATCGGATGCGAAGTGATTAACACCAAAGGCTACAACATGGGTACGGTGCAAGAGATCGTGGAAACAGGATCGAATGACGTACTTCTAGTTAAAGCTAACGCGAAAGATGGCTTTGGCAAAGCGGAACGTATGATTCCCTTTGTTACTGACCAGTTCATCCAAAAGGTGGACTTGGCAGCAAAACAGATTTTAGTGGATTGGGATCCGGACTTCTAA
- the trmD gene encoding tRNA (guanosine(37)-N1)-methyltransferase TrmD — MWLGVVTLFPEMFRAVTDFGVTGRAVSKGLLELQTWNPRDFTHDKHKTVDDRPYGGGPGMLMMVQPLRDAIHAAKAAAGKEAKVIYLSPQGRKLTQQGVEELAKSSSLVLVCGRYEGVDERIIQTEVDEEWSIGDYVLSGGELPAMTLIDSVSRLVPGVLGKQASAEQDSFSDGLLDCPHYTRPESLDGLDVPAVLLSGNHEHIRRWRLQQSLGRTLLRRPELLENLALTGEQEKLLADFVDTIKQDD, encoded by the coding sequence ATGTGGTTAGGGGTAGTAACCCTGTTTCCAGAGATGTTTCGTGCCGTAACAGACTTTGGTGTAACGGGTCGTGCAGTTAGCAAAGGGTTGCTAGAGTTGCAAACGTGGAATCCTCGAGATTTCACCCATGATAAACATAAAACAGTGGATGACCGCCCTTATGGTGGTGGCCCTGGAATGTTAATGATGGTGCAGCCTCTACGTGATGCCATCCATGCAGCAAAAGCTGCAGCTGGAAAAGAGGCGAAGGTGATCTACCTTTCTCCTCAAGGCCGTAAGCTGACACAGCAAGGCGTTGAAGAGTTAGCAAAGTCATCCAGTTTGGTTTTAGTGTGTGGACGATACGAAGGTGTCGATGAGCGCATTATTCAAACTGAAGTGGACGAAGAGTGGTCGATAGGAGATTACGTGCTTTCGGGCGGTGAACTTCCAGCGATGACTCTGATCGATTCAGTATCTAGATTGGTTCCTGGCGTGCTAGGAAAACAAGCTTCCGCAGAGCAGGATTCCTTCTCTGATGGATTACTGGATTGCCCCCACTATACGCGTCCTGAAAGTTTGGATGGCCTGGATGTTCCAGCCGTATTGTTAAGTGGTAACCACGAACATATTAGACGCTGGCGTCTACAGCAAAGCCTAGGTAGGACTTTGTTGAGACGACCAGAATTACTTGAAAATCTAGCTCTGACTGGCGAACAAGAAAAGCTTTTAGCCGATTTTGTTGACACCATCAAACAAGATGATTAG
- the rplS gene encoding 50S ribosomal protein L19: protein MNNIIKMLNEEQMKTDVPQFGAGDTVVVKVRVVEGGKERLQAFEGVVIAKRNRGVHSAFTVRKISNGEGVERAFQTHSPIISSIEVKRRGRVRRAKLYYLRDRSGKSARIREKLATK, encoded by the coding sequence ATGAATAACATCATCAAAATGCTCAACGAAGAGCAAATGAAAACCGACGTACCACAATTTGGTGCCGGTGATACAGTAGTTGTTAAAGTACGTGTTGTAGAAGGCGGAAAAGAGCGTCTACAGGCGTTTGAAGGCGTTGTAATCGCTAAGCGTAACCGCGGCGTTCACTCTGCATTCACAGTACGTAAAATCTCTAATGGTGAAGGTGTTGAGCGTGCGTTCCAGACTCACAGCCCAATCATCTCTAGCATCGAAGTTAAGCGTCGCGGCCGTGTTCGTCGTGCTAAGCTTTACTATCTACGTGATCGTTCAGGTAAGTCTGCACGTATCCGTGAGAAGCTTGCTACTAAGTAA